A genomic window from Helicobacter pylori includes:
- the pheT gene encoding phenylalanine--tRNA ligase subunit beta, which translates to MKLSVNDLNVFVNTPKDIAKLCENLSCLGLEVESCVFCAAPKNVVVGKVLEKAPHKNAEKLSVCQVDIGKEVLQIVCGAKNVVKDQFVPVALKGAIIGSTTIAKTELRGVESYGMICSSTELGFPKINDGILELDESVGELVLGKELNEYTLFNTHVLEISLTPNRGDCLSVLGVAREISAFYNTPLKPIKALNFTPKSDSIALDIDKNIQSHLAYYLICNHSLKTPLSIKLSLAHNNALSENDLNNFIEFGMHFSGVIMNAYHLNAYSLNTPIDLSVKNDENHLESVYINQQKLSTIAIKHQNQNHLSEYLLLEASYTDPISLSLKLHALKDKTLQKDNALVYRSARGSNPNLLDGLNFLSVRLKAAILESKQTQHPLKNHALTFTVEDITEILGLVVEAEKIQNILKNLGFEVTIKGSNIEVITPNFRHDIKTIQDIAEEILRFLGIDHLISKPLHCVSSKNSNPHYETHRFFENLKHKALACGFKEVVHYVFYSKEKQQKLGFEVLEDPLELQNPITTDLNTLRTSLVCGLLDASLRNKNLGFKSIALYEKGSVYNSKRDEIQKLGFLASGLQTKESYPYAKGKAWDFYSFAECVSKIIGDFSLEKLDTKTPINHPYQSAKIIQNNEIIGVIAKIHPKVIQEMDLFESYYAEIDASKLKRPTMLLKPFSIYPSSVRDLTLIIDENTAFSEIKKALKDAQILNLSEILPLDIFKENNNAIALSVRCVIHSLEKTLNDEEVNLAVQRALEILEKNFNARLKG; encoded by the coding sequence ATGAAGTTAAGCGTTAATGATTTGAATGTTTTTGTCAATACGCCTAAAGATATAGCCAAACTCTGTGAAAATTTGAGTTGCTTGGGTTTAGAAGTGGAAAGTTGTGTTTTTTGTGCCGCTCCTAAAAATGTGGTTGTGGGCAAGGTTTTAGAAAAAGCCCCCCATAAAAACGCCGAAAAACTCAGCGTGTGTCAAGTGGATATTGGTAAGGAAGTGTTGCAAATCGTGTGCGGGGCTAAAAATGTTGTAAAAGATCAATTCGTGCCGGTCGCTTTGAAAGGGGCGATAATAGGCTCAACAACAATCGCTAAAACTGAGCTTAGGGGGGTTGAAAGCTATGGGATGATTTGTTCTAGCACTGAATTAGGCTTTCCTAAAATCAATGATGGTATTTTGGAATTAGATGAGAGCGTTGGGGAGTTAGTTTTAGGGAAAGAATTGAATGAATACACCCTTTTTAACACGCATGTTTTAGAAATTTCATTGACCCCCAATCGTGGGGATTGTTTGAGCGTTTTAGGCGTTGCTAGAGAAATTAGTGCATTTTACAACACGCCCCTAAAACCGATTAAAGCTTTAAATTTTACGCCAAAAAGCGATTCAATTGCGCTTGATATTGATAAAAATATCCAGTCGCATTTGGCTTATTATTTGATTTGCAACCATTCTTTAAAAACCCCTTTAAGCATCAAGCTTTCACTCGCTCACAATAACGCCTTAAGCGAGAACGATCTAAACAATTTCATAGAATTTGGCATGCATTTTAGTGGGGTGATAATGAACGCTTATCATTTGAACGCTTATAGCCTAAATACCCCTATTGATTTAAGCGTCAAAAACGATGAAAATCACCTTGAAAGCGTGTATATTAACCAACAAAAACTCTCCACTATCGCTATCAAGCATCAAAATCAAAACCATTTAAGCGAGTATTTGCTTTTAGAAGCGAGTTATACCGATCCTATCAGCTTGTCTTTAAAATTGCACGCCCTAAAAGACAAAACGCTCCAAAAAGACAACGCCCTTGTTTATAGAAGCGCTAGGGGGAGCAACCCTAATTTATTAGACGGCTTGAATTTTTTAAGCGTCCGTTTAAAAGCTGCTATTTTAGAAAGCAAACAAACCCAGCACCCTTTAAAAAACCACGCCCTCACATTCACAGTTGAAGATATTACCGAAATTTTAGGGCTTGTTGTAGAGGCAGAAAAAATTCAAAACATTTTAAAAAATTTAGGCTTTGAAGTTACCATCAAAGGGTCAAATATAGAAGTTATAACGCCCAACTTCAGGCATGATATTAAAACGATCCAAGATATTGCTGAAGAAATCTTACGCTTTTTAGGGATTGATCATTTGATTTCTAAACCCCTTCATTGTGTCAGCAGTAAAAATTCAAACCCCCATTACGAAACGCACCGCTTTTTTGAAAACCTTAAACACAAGGCTCTCGCTTGCGGATTTAAAGAAGTAGTCCATTATGTGTTCTATTCTAAAGAAAAACAACAAAAACTGGGCTTTGAAGTTTTAGAAGATCCCCTAGAATTGCAAAACCCTATCACAACGGATCTCAACACCCTTAGAACAAGCCTTGTTTGCGGGCTTTTAGACGCAAGCTTAAGGAATAAAAATTTAGGGTTTAAAAGCATAGCTTTGTATGAAAAAGGAAGCGTGTATAACTCTAAAAGAGACGAAATCCAAAAATTAGGCTTTTTAGCGAGTGGCTTGCAAACTAAAGAAAGCTACCCTTACGCTAAAGGCAAGGCGTGGGATTTTTACTCTTTTGCCGAATGCGTTTCAAAAATTATAGGGGATTTTAGCTTGGAAAAACTAGACACCAAAACCCCCATTAACCACCCTTACCAGAGCGCTAAAATCATTCAAAATAATGAAATTATAGGCGTAATCGCCAAAATCCACCCTAAAGTGATCCAAGAAATGGATCTGTTTGAAAGCTATTATGCTGAAATAGACGCTTCTAAACTCAAGCGCCCTACCATGTTATTAAAGCCCTTTAGCATTTACCCTAGCAGTGTTAGGGATTTAACTTTAATCATTGATGAGAATACCGCTTTTAGCGAGATTAAAAAAGCTCTAAAAGACGCTCAAATCCTTAATTTAAGCGAAATTTTACCCCTTGATATTTTTAAAGAAAACAATAACGCCATAGCTTTAAGCGTGCGTTGCGTGATCCATTCTTTAGAAAAAACCCTAAATGATGAAGAAGTCAATTTGGCCGTGCAAAGAGCGCTAGAAATTTTAGAAAAAAATTTTAACGCCCGCCTCAAAGGATAA
- the aroA gene encoding 3-phosphoshikimate 1-carboxyvinyltransferase yields the protein MIELDINASDKSLSHRAVIFSLLAKKPCVVRNFLMGEDCLSSLEIAQNLGARVENTAKNSFKITPPPALKEPNKILNCNNSGTSMRLYSGLLSAQKGLFVLSGDNSLNARPMKRIIEPLKAFGAKILGREDNHFAPLAILGSPLKACNYESPIASAQVKSAFILSALQAQGISTYKESELSRNHTEIMLKSLGANIKDQDGILKISPLEKPLEAFDFTIANDPSSAFFFALACTIVPKSRLLLKNVLLNPTRIEAFEVLKKMGAHIEYVIQSKDLEITGDIYIEHAPLKAITIDQNIASLIDEIPALGIAMLFAKGQSMVKNAKDLRSKESDRIKALISNLKALEIECEEFEDGFYIEGLEDISQLKQRFSQKKPPIIKSFNDHRIAMSFAILTLMLPLEIDNLECANISFPQFKHLLNLFKKGSFHGN from the coding sequence TTGATAGAACTTGATATTAACGCTAGCGACAAATCGCTCTCGCACAGAGCCGTCATTTTTAGCCTGCTCGCTAAAAAGCCTTGTGTTGTGCGGAATTTTTTAATGGGAGAAGATTGCTTAAGTTCTTTAGAAATCGCTCAAAATTTAGGGGCTAGAGTGGAAAATACCGCCAAAAATTCTTTTAAAATCACGCCCCCACCGGCTTTAAAAGAGCCTAACAAGATTTTAAATTGCAACAATTCTGGCACCAGCATGCGTTTATACAGCGGGCTTTTAAGCGCTCAAAAAGGGCTTTTTGTTTTAAGCGGGGACAATTCCTTAAACGCACGCCCCATGAAAAGAATCATTGAGCCTTTAAAGGCTTTTGGGGCAAAGATTTTAGGGAGAGAGGATAACCATTTCGCCCCTTTAGCGATCTTAGGGAGCCCTTTAAAAGCTTGCAACTATGAAAGCCCTATCGCTTCAGCCCAAGTCAAAAGCGCTTTTATTTTAAGCGCCTTACAAGCTCAAGGTATAAGCACCTATAAAGAAAGCGAGCTTAGCCGTAACCACACAGAAATCATGCTTAAAAGTTTGGGGGCTAATATTAAAGATCAAGACGGCATTTTAAAAATTTCGCCCCTAGAAAAACCCCTAGAAGCTTTTGATTTTACGATAGCCAATGACCCGTCTAGCGCGTTTTTTTTCGCTCTCGCTTGCACTATTGTGCCAAAAAGCCGCCTTCTTTTAAAAAATGTCCTGCTCAACCCCACTCGCATAGAAGCTTTTGAAGTTTTAAAAAAAATGGGCGCTCATATAGAGTATGTTATCCAATCCAAAGATTTAGAAATTACAGGCGATATTTATATAGAACATGCCCCTTTAAAAGCGATCACTATTGATCAAAATATCGCCAGCCTTATTGATGAAATCCCTGCTTTAGGTATCGCTATGCTTTTTGCAAAAGGTCAAAGCATGGTTAAAAACGCTAAAGATTTACGATCTAAAGAAAGCGATAGGATCAAAGCGCTTATTTCTAACTTGAAAGCTTTAGAAATTGAATGCGAAGAGTTTGAAGACGGGTTCTATATAGAGGGTTTAGAAGATATAAGCCAGTTAAAACAACGCTTTTCTCAAAAAAAACCCCCTATTATCAAAAGCTTTAATGACCACAGGATCGCCATGAGTTTTGCTATTTTAACTTTAATGTTGCCTTTAGAAATTGATAATTTAGAATGCGCAAACATTTCTTTTCCGCAATTCAAACATTTACTTAACCTATTCAAAAAAGGGAGTTTTCATGGAAATTAA
- the pheS gene encoding phenylalanine--tRNA ligase subunit alpha encodes MHTLIERLKKVTNSKELEEMRLNALGKKGVFADKFNQLKNLIGEEKNAFAKEIHHYKQAFEKAFELKKKAIVELELEERLKKEKIDVSLFNAIKTSSSHPLNYTKNKIIEFFTPLGYKLEIGSLVEDDFHNFSALNLPPYHPARDMQDTFYFKDHKLLRTHTSPVQIHTMQEQTPPIKMICLGETFRRDYDLTHTPMFHQIEGLVVDQKGNIHFTHLKGVIEDFLHYFFGGVKLRWRSSFFPFTEPSAEVDISCVFCKQEGCRVCSHTGWLEVLGCGMVNNAVFEAIGYKGVSGFAFGMGIERLAMLTCQINDLRSFFETDLRVLEGF; translated from the coding sequence TTGCACACCTTAATAGAGCGATTAAAAAAGGTTACTAATAGCAAAGAATTAGAAGAAATGCGCTTGAACGCTTTGGGTAAAAAAGGGGTTTTTGCGGATAAATTCAACCAGCTCAAAAATCTAATCGGCGAAGAAAAAAACGCCTTTGCTAAAGAAATCCACCATTATAAACAAGCGTTTGAAAAAGCCTTTGAATTGAAAAAAAAGGCCATTGTAGAGCTTGAATTAGAAGAACGCTTGAAAAAAGAAAAAATTGATGTGAGTTTGTTTAACGCTATTAAAACAAGCTCTTCTCACCCTTTAAACTACACTAAAAATAAAATCATTGAATTTTTTACCCCTTTAGGATACAAGCTTGAAATCGGCTCTTTAGTGGAAGATGATTTCCATAATTTCAGCGCTTTAAACTTGCCCCCTTACCATCCAGCAAGAGATATGCAAGACACTTTCTACTTTAAAGATCACAAACTTTTAAGGACTCACACTTCGCCTGTGCAAATCCACACCATGCAAGAACAAACCCCCCCCATTAAAATGATTTGTTTGGGCGAAACCTTTAGGCGCGATTATGATTTGACCCACACGCCCATGTTCCATCAAATTGAAGGGCTTGTCGTGGATCAAAAAGGGAATATCCATTTCACGCATTTAAAGGGCGTGATAGAAGACTTTTTGCATTATTTCTTTGGCGGCGTGAAATTAAGGTGGCGCTCTAGCTTTTTCCCTTTCACAGAGCCTAGCGCTGAAGTGGATATTAGTTGCGTGTTTTGCAAGCAAGAAGGCTGTAGGGTTTGCTCGCATACAGGCTGGCTGGAAGTGTTAGGCTGTGGCATGGTCAATAATGCGGTGTTTGAAGCCATAGGGTATAAAGGCGTGAGCGGGTTTGCCTTTGGCATGGGGATTGAAAGGTTAGCCATGCTGACTTGTCAAATCAATGATTTGCGCAGTTTCTTTGAAACGGATTTGAGAGTGTTGGAGGGTTTTTAA